DNA from Mesorhizobium sp. DCY119:
GAGCGTAGCAACGGAGACGGGTGCCGAAGCCTGCATCCCGAAATCGGCGCGTTTGAGCCGTCTGCACTATTCGAAGGAATCCTTGCAGTTGCATGCGCGATCACCTCGCGCGCGTCTCACACTTCTTCGACGCTCGAACGCCCATCTTGCCTTGCAGATTATCAGCGCTTCACTTCCGAGGTTTTGGCGAAGTCCGCCAGAATGTTTCTCGACTGGCCAGATGGCTTCCACAAGATCGCGGCGGACGTCCGAGCCACTGCAGGCGATCGGAGCGGATACTATGGCGTGAGGAAAGAACTTGGTCCGATAGTTGCCATCAGCATGGATCAGCATGTGGATCCACTACTGAAGTCCTTACTCAAGCGCAGGATCGCGACGGACATGGAGGGATGGGAGGGCGCTGCGCATGCGATCCGCACTGGGACCTACAGGGCGGGAGATGATTATGTTCCTGTCTGTCAGGCTACGAAAGACTTCAACTTGGACAGCCGAACCATCTTGCGCCTGGTACGCTCTGGTGCATTGCCCTTCCGGCAATTGAAGAACGCTCAGAAAGGCCCGATGATGGTTGATGTCGCCGCTCTGAAGGATATCATTGCCCACCGCAGGGAGACTCTCTCGTCCACCAAAGTGGCAGTAGACTTCTGCGTACCTCGCGCATGCGTATCCGCGCTGGCCGATATGGGTTTGCTGACGCCAGCCAAGCCTCGTCTCTCAGTGCCATACGCTATGGGCTACTACGAAAAGTCATCAGTGGAAGACTTGAGACGACGCTGCGAGGATATGGCTTCTCGGACGCCTCCGCCCGCTACAGCAATGACAATTACCAAGGCCGTCGGCAGGCTGCTCCCGAAACTTACGAATCCATGGCCCGAGATCTTCCTCAGAATAATCGCAGGTCAGCTCGAAGTCTGGTGCGTAGGAGGAAAGTCGTTGATGGCCTCCCTTGCCGTCCGCGACGCGGCAGCTTTACAATTCCTCTATGACGCTGTTTCGAGCAGCCTGGCTCCCGATATAGTCTTTACACAACAGGACGCGGCAGGGGTGCTCAAAACAACACCTGTGATCGTGAACCAACTCGTGCGTGAAGGTTTCCTTTCAAGGAAGCCAACGGTGACAGAGCTTGGTGCCTTTGAGAGAGAATTTATACTTACCTCCGAAATCACCGAGCGCTTCTCGGCTCTCGGACAAAAGCTGCGATGGCGAGACGTACCTCGTATTCTGCGCGCTGCTGGTATCCAGCCCTATGTCCTGGAACAGAAGAAGACGCTGGTCTGGCAACGCAGAGAGGTAGAACCGCTTCTTGCGGCAGCCTGAACCTAGCCTTTCCCCAGTCCCGACACTGCTTATAAAAAGAAGGCTGCCATTGGCGGCCTTTTTTGTTGCGCATCAGCCGAGCCTGAAACGCGTTCGAATGCATGCCATAATCACCCTATGAATCAGGCAAGTTTGGCGGATCGCATGGAGGGCAGATCCTCGTTTTGTGGAATTTCAAGGGGTTGGTTGAGTCAGTTTAGATTTGGCTACTCAAAATCAATACCTTAAAGGCGGGTATCCAAATAGGGTATCATTTGGTCATCCATACTGGCCCGCGGTATCCCCACGGTGATGGCCGTCTTGTGAGCTGAGGGCGAACATCGGAAGTCCTAGTGCAAGCACTAGGAGTAGTCCTATGACGAAGCATCAGATTGAGTTCATCACGTCGGTTGAACGGCGTCGGCGCTGGTCTCGAGAGGATAAGGAGCGGCTGGTCGCGGCGACCTTCGAGCCTGAGGCCAGCATTTCGGACGTGGCGCGGTCGGCCGGTATTCATGTGAGCCAGCTTTTCCGGTGGCGCAAGGAACTTTGCCAGATCTCTGCACCGTTGGTCCCGCAGCTTGTTCCGGTGGAGGTCGCCGAGGCGCTGCCAGCGCCGGCGGAACCGCCACCGGTCTCCCGTCCGCGCAGGAAGGCAAGTATGGTGACGATCGAGCTTGGCGGCGGCCGTCGCCTGCGGGTCGAGAGTGACGTCGACATCGAGGCGCTCGGCCGGATCCTCGATGTTCTGGAGCGGCGATGATCCCTGTTCCGAGCGGTGTGAAGGTCTGGCTGGCGACCGGACACACGGACATGCGCAGGGGCTTTCCGGGACTGTCGCTGATGGTGCAGGAGACGTTGAAGCGCGATCCGATGAGTGGCCACCTCTTTGTCTTCCGAGGCCGGAGCGGTGGCCTGATCAAGGTGATCTGGCACGACGGCCAGGGTGCTTGCCTGTTCACCAAGAAGCTGGAGCGCGGACGTTTTGTCTGGCCTTCTGCGGCCGACGGCACGGTGGTGATCACCTCTGCGCAGCTCGGTTATCTGCTCGAAGGGATCGACTGGAGAATGCCGCAAAAAACCTGGCATCCGAGTTCCGCTGGATAGCGGAAATGGCTGGAAAGGCGGGGCCGAATATGATTCCGTCTGGTCATGACCTGTGTGGCCGATCAGCTCCCGGACGACCTTGCCAGCGCGCATGCGATGATCCTCGCCGAGCGCGCGGCACGCCGTGAAGCGGAGGCCATTGCAGCGCGCGCACAGGCTGTGAACGCGCACTCGGATGCGCTTATCGCCCGGTTGCGCCTTGAGATCGAGAAGCTCAAGCGCGACATCCACGGCAGCAGATCGGAGCGCAAGGCGCGTCTTCTCGAGCAGATGGAGTTGCAGCTCGAGGAGCTGGAAGCCGATGCCAGCCAGGACGAACTGGCGGCAGAGATGGCGGCACGGTCATCGAGGTCAAAGCCTTCGAGCGCAAGCGTCCATCGAAGAAGCCGTTTCCCGAACACCTGCCGCGTGAGCGTGTGGTCGTTGCGCCGCCCTTGAACTGCCCGTGCTGCGGCTCGGCCAAGCTGGCAAAGCTTGGCGAGGACATCACCGAGACACTGGAAGTGATCCCGCGTCAATGGAAGGTCATCCAGACGGTGCGTGAGAAGTTCTCGTGCCGGGAATGCGAGAAGATCGCCCAACCGCCAGCGCCTTTCCACGTGACGCCGCGCGGCTTTGCCGGGCCAAACCTGCTCGCCATGATCCTCTTTGAGAAGTTCGGTCAGCATCAACCGCTGAACCGGCAGAGCGAGCGTTATGCCCGCGAGGGTATCGACCTCAGCCTCTCGACATTGGCCGACCAGGTCGGAGCCTGTTCTGCGGCGCTGAAGCCTGTGCATGCGCTGATCGAGGCGCATGTGCTCGCCGCCGAGCGCCTGCATGGTGACGACACGACCGTGCCGATCCTGGCGAAAGGCAAGACAGATACCGGCCGCATATGGACCTATGTCAGGGATGACCGGCCGTTCGGCGCAACGTCCCCGCCCGCGGCGCTTTACTATGCCTCGCGCGATCGGCGACAGGAGCATCCCGAGCGGCATCTGAAGACCTTCATCGGCATTCTGCAGGCCGATGCCTATGGCGGCTATAACCCGCTGTTCAAAGTGGATCGCGATCCTGGTCCGCTGACACAGGCGCTGTGCTGGGCGCATTCGCGTCGCAAGTTCTTTGTGCTGGCTGACATCGCCGCCAACGCCAAGCGCGGAAAGAATGCCGCGCCGATCTCGCCGATTGCGCTCGAGGCCGTGAAGCGTATCGATGCCCTCTTCGACATCGAGCGTGACATCAATGGTCTGCCTGCAGATGAAAGGCTGCAACGACGCCAGCAGGAGAGCCGCTCTCTCGTCGGCGAGCTTGAAGACTGGATGCGGACCGAGCGGGCAAAACTGTCACGCAGCTCTCCGGTCGCCGAGCCAATCGACTATATGCTGAAGCGCTGGGACGGGTTCACATCTTTCCTCTGTGATGGCCGGGTTTGTCTCACCAACAATGCCGCCGAACGGGCGCTGCGCGGCTTTGCTCTCGGACGGAAGTCGTGGCTATTTGCCGGCTCCGATCGTGGTGCTGATCGCGCCGCCTTCATGGCGACCTTGATCACCAGTGCCAAGCTTAACGACGTCGATCCGCAGGCCTGGCTTGCCGACGTTCTCGCTCGTATCGCCAACACGCCGATCACCAAGCTGGAGCAATTGCTTCCGTGGAATTGGCAGCCCTCGAAGTCCTTACGAGGTCAAGCTGCCTAACCTGCGGCCATGACCGGATGGTTACGGCCCGCGAGCAGTTCCAAGCTCGCTACGGTGAGTCGCTCTTAATCGGCCTCCCGGCGGTAAAGCTTGAGGTGATCCAATCATCATGAGCCAGGATGCCGGCGGAGTAGCGGTTGGGCTTTAGCGTTAGATACGTGCAACGCTGTAAATGCCGCCGCCGCCAAGGTAGCTGCCGATTTCAGGAGAACCATTTTTTCATCGCTGATTTTGCTGGCAGTTCGAACCTGTAGTGTACGAAGAGTGCGACTACCATTACAACGGAGAGAAAGACGAACGCGGTCCATGGTGACGCAAAATTGACCGGAACTTTCCACACGTAAAATATCTGATAGCGAGTAAAATTTAAGATCGGCCAATGACAGAGATAAACAGCGTAAGACAGAGCGCCAAGGCCAACTAAAACGGACCTAGTTAAGCCCTCGGCCATCGGCTTCAGCCGCTCGTACAAAGCGATAGCGAGCACCATGCAGAACATGAGCGGTACTGTCAAAAAGTCGATATTCTTCACTGTTGTGAATACCAAGATCAAACCAAACAACAGCCCGCTGGTGACGAGCGCCAAAAGACCAACGAAACGAGTAAATCCCGCGTTCTTCTGATGTTCCAAGCCATTGTAGACTTCGAAAACAACGATGCCGAGAGCAATGCCGGCGACGCCGCGGATTAAGCCAGAGTTAATGAAGCCGAGAGCCGGCTCACTAAAAGCCCCCAGGTTTCCAAAGGTGTTGAACAGAACTGCATAACAGATGATCGACGTGGCGAGAAGGAATGGCCATAGCCGCTTTCTTTGGGCTAAATGGATGATGAGTATACCCAAAAAGACGTTGACGACCATCTCGACCGAAATTGACCAAGCGGGGGCGTTCCAGGAACTGTTGGTTGTCAGTCCTACGTTTTGAAGCAGGAAAAGATTGAGCACGAAGGTATAGGCATGACCATCGCCATAAGACCATCCGTTGGATAGGAATTGCCCTCCGGATGTGACGTAAAACAGGATGTTGACGGGAACCAGTAATAACAAAGTCGCTAAATGCAGCGGATATAACCGCGCGATGCGGTCAACTAGATAGCGACGATAAAAGCCCGGCTGATCTGCCCTTCGCTCATAAGCGATGCAGAGAACAAATCCTGAAAGAATAAAGAAAAAATCAACAGCCAGATACGCTTTCTTCGGCGAGGCGAACCCGTTCAAATGCATCCAAGCGACAAGAAAAGCAAATAGAAACCGAAGAAAATCGAGAATTACAAATCTTTGAGCGGCCATCTCTCACCTTAATATATATTCTGGAATTGCTTACGGCTTGAAGGATCGAGACAGCGCGGGAAGCGCAACATCCATTGGGCTGGAATATCTCAGTTTTGTCGTGGCCTGATTACCAATCGAAGTACCGGGCAAGAACCTGGAACCAGATTCCAGCCTGGAGTTCTACACCGCGGTCGTCCATATGGGTTCCGTCAATCCGAAAAGGAATAAGATCAATGTTTGGTCCGAGGTAACTCCCTTGTAGATAAGCTAGCTCTCTTTGAGCCTGGAGCATTTCTGGTGACGATCTCCAGTTAAGAAAACTATCCTGAGCGATGAAGATCGGGGCCGTTACACCTTGGTCTCTGATTCCAGCCAATACCGTCGTCACCTTGGATTTGTAATCGGCCATATCGTCATCTAGGTTACCTTGTCCGTGCTCCCAGATAACAAAAGTCGGGAGAAGGCCTTTCTTTGTGGCGTTCTGGATTTGCTCTTTGAGAATGCGGTTGGCATCTCCCCCATCCATGAACCGTTCGACCCTGGTTCCTCCCACTGCCGCCATGTTTATTACGACGGGTTTTTGAGTTGCCCTCGTGATAAGGTTAGCTAGATCAAAAACGAACGAGCGGCGCGCATCAGAAGCGCCATAAAGAGGTTCGTTCGCTTTGTAGCAACGGGTCCCCCAATGCTCATATACGTTCCGATTAATCCGCTGCTCCCACGGCGACGATCCGTTGGCGTTTGCGATCAATGACTGACCGACTGCGAGAATGACTATAGGTTCCAATTTGGAGATATAGTCACAATCAATCTGCTGCTTATTGCTTATGTTCAGACTGTCGATGTTTCGATGTGGGTTGGAGACGATAGCATAGGGATCGATGGCAGGGGGTGAGGTGGGGGTTTGCGCTTCGGCGTTGGATATGAGTGACCCTGCAACCATTAGAGCCAGGGCGAAGCGCATCAAATCAAACAATACAAATCTAGGCATTACAGCGCGAATCCCCTCGGACCATCGCGACGGAAACCGCCGATGCTTGGTCCTGTTGCAGCTTCCGCTGATGGGATTCCCCGCCCAACCGCCAAGCCGATAACTCAATGTGGCCAAATGTAACTTTCCGTGAGGGCAACGGCAAGCC
Protein-coding regions in this window:
- a CDS encoding transposase, with the translated sequence MTKHQIEFITSVERRRRWSREDKERLVAATFEPEASISDVARSAGIHVSQLFRWRKELCQISAPLVPQLVPVEVAEALPAPAEPPPVSRPRRKASMVTIELGGGRRLRVESDVDIEALGRILDVLERR
- the tnpB gene encoding IS66 family insertion sequence element accessory protein TnpB (TnpB, as the term is used for proteins encoded by IS66 family insertion elements, is considered an accessory protein, since TnpC, encoded by a neighboring gene, is a DDE family transposase.); the encoded protein is MIPVPSGVKVWLATGHTDMRRGFPGLSLMVQETLKRDPMSGHLFVFRGRSGGLIKVIWHDGQGACLFTKKLERGRFVWPSAADGTVVITSAQLGYLLEGIDWRMPQKTWHPSSAG
- a CDS encoding IS66 family transposase (programmed frameshift); this translates as MILAERAARREAEAIAARAQAVNAHSDALIARLRLEIEKLKRDIHGSRSERKARLLEQMELQLEELEADASQDELAAEMAARSSRSKPSKRKRPSKKPFPEHLPRERVVVAPPLNCPCCGSAKLAKLGEDITETLEVIPRQWKVIQTVREKFSCRECEKIAQPPAPFHVTPRGFAGPNLLAMILFEKFGQHQPLNRQSERYAREGIDLSLSTLADQVGACSAALKPVHALIEAHVLAAERLHGDDTTVPILAKGKTDTGRIWTYVRDDRPFGATSPPAALYYASRDRRQEHPERHLKTFIGILQADAYGGYNPLFKVDRDPGPLTQALCWAHSRRKFFVLADIAANAKRGKNAAPISPIALEAVKRIDALFDIERDINGLPADERLQRRQQESRSLVGELEDWMRTERAKLSRSSPVAEPIDYMLKRWDGFTSFLCDGRVCLTNNAAERALRGFALGRKSWLFAGSDRGADRAAFMATLITSAKLNDVDPQAWLADVLARIANTPITKLEQLLPWNWQPSKSLRGQAA
- a CDS encoding acyltransferase, producing the protein MAAQRFVILDFLRFLFAFLVAWMHLNGFASPKKAYLAVDFFFILSGFVLCIAYERRADQPGFYRRYLVDRIARLYPLHLATLLLLVPVNILFYVTSGGQFLSNGWSYGDGHAYTFVLNLFLLQNVGLTTNSSWNAPAWSISVEMVVNVFLGILIIHLAQRKRLWPFLLATSIICYAVLFNTFGNLGAFSEPALGFINSGLIRGVAGIALGIVVFEVYNGLEHQKNAGFTRFVGLLALVTSGLLFGLILVFTTVKNIDFLTVPLMFCMVLAIALYERLKPMAEGLTRSVLVGLGALSYAVYLCHWPILNFTRYQIFYVWKVPVNFASPWTAFVFLSVVMVVALFVHYRFELPAKSAMKKWFS